One genomic segment of Desulfomicrobium sp. ZS1 includes these proteins:
- a CDS encoding methyl-accepting chemotaxis protein, translated as MTLRIKLFSIAITAIIGFLCVFFVNEYGTQRKDKAALLLEKATHVQIGMLEARRSEKDFLVRKDMKYEAIVRETVARTLEELGHLSEEPSLRDKAAVIKGLMNEYLSHFSSVVQNEQLLGLNENEGLTGELRSSIHKVEKLIADRNNDALSVRMLMLRRLEKDFMLRSDIKYVESFQKEMLRMRRSTEDALADDPQAMQSINDLLSAYDQSFTAYVKGTAVIKETQEQFHEIIRKTEPLIEELASTTHQLITDEKKSIRQLTIIGVLIFSTLTLGVIALVMRSITAPLNHLAAQSLKVAQGDYTVIISYKVEDPIGHLADSMNIMIERTKAMLAEITAATQTLAASSSELSTISGQMTAGASQTAAMASTVNTSAEEVSESMNSVSAAMEQATNNMGTVAAAAEEMSATIQEIAQNSERARATTSSAVDKARETSGKVNELGLAAKEISTVTATIAAISSQTNLLALNATIEAARAGESGRGFAVVANEIKELAQQTARATEDIREKITDVQDVTARTVLEITDITGLIHEMNDIIGTIATAVEEQSVTTRDIAENVGQASMGITEINESIASSSAMTKSISSDISQVRMASDEMSISSHTVQESSTELSQLAERLADLVSRFKI; from the coding sequence GTCCGGAAAGATATGAAATACGAGGCAATTGTCCGCGAAACGGTGGCAAGAACCCTGGAGGAACTTGGCCATTTGAGCGAGGAACCGTCCCTGCGCGACAAGGCTGCCGTCATCAAGGGATTGATGAATGAATACCTGTCCCATTTCTCATCGGTCGTCCAAAACGAACAGTTACTGGGCCTGAATGAAAATGAAGGTCTGACCGGCGAATTGCGGTCAAGCATACACAAAGTCGAAAAACTGATTGCCGATCGGAATAACGATGCCCTGAGCGTAAGGATGCTGATGCTACGCCGCCTGGAAAAGGATTTCATGCTGCGCAGCGACATTAAGTACGTAGAGTCATTTCAAAAAGAAATGCTGCGCATGCGCAGGTCGACAGAAGATGCATTGGCTGATGATCCCCAAGCCATGCAGAGCATTAATGATCTTCTGTCAGCCTATGACCAATCGTTCACGGCCTATGTCAAAGGAACGGCGGTCATAAAGGAAACGCAGGAACAGTTCCATGAGATTATCAGAAAGACAGAACCCCTTATCGAGGAGCTTGCCTCAACGACGCACCAACTCATTACGGATGAAAAAAAATCCATCCGCCAGCTCACCATTATCGGAGTGCTGATCTTTTCGACCCTGACACTGGGAGTCATCGCCCTGGTGATGCGATCCATCACGGCCCCCTTGAACCATCTGGCCGCCCAGAGCCTTAAAGTCGCCCAAGGGGACTACACGGTCATCATCTCCTACAAGGTCGAGGATCCCATCGGGCATCTGGCGGACTCCATGAACATCATGATCGAACGCACCAAGGCCATGCTCGCCGAAATAACCGCCGCTACCCAGACTTTGGCCGCGTCCTCTTCCGAACTCTCCACCATCTCCGGGCAGATGACGGCAGGCGCCAGCCAGACCGCAGCCATGGCCTCCACCGTCAACACCTCCGCCGAAGAGGTCAGCGAAAGCATGAACTCGGTTTCCGCAGCCATGGAGCAGGCCACCAACAACATGGGCACGGTGGCTGCGGCCGCTGAGGAAATGTCCGCCACCATCCAGGAAATTGCCCAGAACTCCGAACGCGCCAGAGCCACAACATCCAGCGCAGTCGACAAGGCCCGAGAAACCTCTGGCAAAGTCAACGAACTGGGCCTTGCGGCCAAGGAAATTTCCACCGTCACCGCAACTATCGCGGCCATTTCATCCCAGACCAACCTGCTGGCTTTGAACGCCACCATCGAGGCGGCCAGGGCCGGAGAATCAGGACGAGGATTCGCGGTGGTCGCCAACGAGATCAAGGAACTCGCTCAGCAGACAGCCCGCGCCACAGAGGACATCCGCGAAAAAATCACGGACGTTCAAGACGTAACCGCCCGAACCGTGCTTGAGATCACGGACATAACAGGACTCATCCACGAAATGAACGACATTATCGGCACCATCGCCACTGCCGTTGAGGAGCAGTCCGTAACCACCCGCGACATCGCCGAAAATGTGGGCCAGGCCTCCATGGGCATCACGGAAATCAACGAAAGCATCGCTTCCAGCTCGGCCATGACCAAGTCCATCAGCTCCGACATCTCACAAGTTCGCATGGCTTCCGACGAGATGAGCATCAGTAGCCACACCGTGCAAGAAAGCTCCACGGAGTTATCGCAGCTAGCGGAGCGTCTGGCGGATTTGGTTTCACGGTTCAAAATATAA
- a CDS encoding methyl-accepting chemotaxis protein: MQWFINMRIMNKLLLSFSIILFIMAGLGWFASTQMSLVNDKSTEISANWLPSVQACGELNSLILEVRNTEYGHAISESEEDMAQYEKRIEQYQAEIQNVRIAYEKLPSLEEESRLYQEYKNHWDLYIKENGAIIELSRANKTQEAVEKMRGTSRAEYYAAKEALDKIIQLQKNASDAASAEGDTIYAHARTSIIVANIVAILIGLLVAYLVARVITRQLGTEPGVIASVAERISSGDLTISFNDTTHHIGVYADIKRMCERLREIVAEVQGASENVASGSEEMSATAEQLSQGSTEQASSVEEVSSSMEQMASNIRQNADNAGQTEKIALKAAQDADASGKAVVQAVDAMKNIAEKISIVEEIARQTNLLALNAAIEAARAGEHGKGFAVVAAEVRKLAERSGTAAAEISELSSSTVSVADQAGQMLVKLVPDIQRTAELVQEISAASNEQNAGAEQINKALQQLDQVIQQNASASEEMASTSEELSSQAEQLQSTISFFRLGVDTGKVVRQATRQTRPQPSRKAPKALVSKAPASGLALDMGRDDEDDEFERF, encoded by the coding sequence ATGCAATGGTTCATCAACATGCGCATCATGAACAAGCTTTTGCTTTCATTTAGCATCATTTTGTTCATCATGGCTGGCCTGGGCTGGTTTGCGAGCACCCAGATGTCCCTCGTCAATGACAAATCAACTGAAATCAGCGCTAACTGGCTCCCTAGCGTCCAGGCTTGCGGAGAGCTTAATTCACTAATCCTTGAGGTTCGCAACACGGAATATGGACATGCCATTTCCGAGAGCGAAGAAGATATGGCTCAATACGAAAAGCGTATCGAGCAATACCAGGCTGAAATCCAAAATGTCAGGATCGCGTATGAAAAACTTCCCAGCCTGGAAGAAGAGAGTCGCCTGTACCAAGAATACAAAAATCATTGGGATCTCTATATAAAAGAAAATGGAGCGATAATAGAGCTGTCCCGAGCCAACAAGACTCAAGAAGCAGTCGAAAAAATGCGAGGGACATCACGTGCAGAATACTACGCAGCCAAGGAAGCTCTGGATAAAATCATTCAACTCCAAAAAAACGCATCCGATGCCGCCAGCGCCGAGGGCGACACGATATACGCTCACGCCCGCACATCCATCATCGTCGCCAATATCGTCGCCATCCTAATAGGCCTCCTGGTGGCGTATCTCGTAGCCAGGGTCATCACTCGCCAATTGGGCACCGAACCCGGCGTCATCGCGTCCGTCGCGGAGCGGATCTCAAGTGGAGACCTGACGATTTCCTTCAATGACACCACTCACCATATCGGCGTCTATGCCGACATCAAGCGGATGTGCGAACGTCTTCGCGAAATCGTGGCCGAGGTCCAGGGCGCGTCTGAAAACGTAGCCTCGGGTTCCGAAGAAATGAGCGCCACGGCCGAGCAGCTTTCCCAAGGTTCGACAGAACAGGCCTCGTCCGTCGAGGAAGTATCCTCCAGCATGGAGCAGATGGCCTCCAATATCCGGCAAAACGCCGACAACGCCGGACAAACTGAAAAGATCGCCCTCAAGGCGGCCCAAGACGCCGACGCAAGCGGCAAGGCAGTCGTCCAGGCTGTGGACGCCATGAAGAACATCGCCGAAAAAATCTCCATCGTCGAAGAGATCGCCCGCCAGACCAACCTGCTGGCATTGAACGCCGCCATCGAAGCCGCGCGCGCCGGTGAACACGGCAAAGGCTTCGCGGTGGTCGCGGCCGAAGTCAGAAAGCTGGCCGAACGTAGCGGCACCGCAGCGGCCGAGATCAGCGAGCTGTCTTCCTCCACGGTGAGCGTGGCCGATCAGGCCGGGCAGATGCTGGTCAAACTGGTCCCGGATATCCAGCGCACGGCCGAACTGGTGCAGGAGATCTCCGCCGCATCGAACGAACAGAATGCGGGCGCGGAACAGATCAACAAGGCCTTGCAGCAGCTTGACCAGGTCATTCAGCAGAACGCTTCGGCCTCCGAAGAAATGGCCTCCACCTCCGAGGAACTGTCCAGCCAGGCCGAACAACTGCAGAGCACCATCAGCTTCTTCCGTCTCGGCGTCGATACGGGCAAAGTCGTCCGCCAAGCCACTCGCCAGACCCGGCCGCAGCCATCCCGCAAAGCCCCAAAGGCGCTGGTTTCCAAAGCCCCGGCCAGCGGCCTGGCCCTGGACATGGGACGCGACGATGAAGACGACGAATTCGAACGCTTCTAA
- a CDS encoding chemotaxis protein CheW: MNDNAILQYLTFALGDEVFALETGFVREVIELVPVTRIPKTPPFLRGVINLRGHAVPVVDLRIKFGMPSTQDTVSTCIIIVDVEIEGEECHMGAIVDSVLEVFEMASDQITPPPRMGTAIRSDFIRGMGKQNEEFIMILDIGKVFSSEELCLLETIKTDEAE; encoded by the coding sequence ATGAACGACAACGCTATCCTGCAATATCTGACCTTCGCCCTTGGTGATGAGGTTTTCGCCCTCGAAACCGGGTTCGTGCGCGAGGTCATCGAACTCGTGCCCGTAACCCGCATCCCCAAGACCCCGCCATTCCTGCGCGGCGTCATCAATCTGCGCGGCCACGCCGTGCCCGTAGTCGACCTGCGCATCAAGTTTGGCATGCCCTCGACCCAGGACACGGTGAGCACCTGCATCATCATCGTGGATGTGGAGATCGAAGGCGAAGAGTGCCACATGGGCGCCATCGTCGACTCCGTGCTTGAAGTCTTCGAGATGGCAAGCGACCAGATCACGCCGCCGCCGCGCATGGGCACGGCCATCCGCTCGGACTTCATCCGAGGCATGGGCAAGCAAAACGAGGAATTCATCATGATCCTCGACATCGGCAAGGTGTTCTCGTCCGAGGAGCTTTGCTTGCTGGAAACCATCAAGACCGACGAAGCGGAATAA
- a CDS encoding STAS domain-containing protein, whose translation MFTCTVEGVPGHPVAKLSGSLILEHSKKIHSELLTILSQTDILTIDLGESDKSDLSFIQILYALLKDRDKKIRFAILPNHLRDNAARLGAGNFMAEFSKRMENNA comes from the coding sequence ATGTTTACATGTACTGTCGAGGGTGTTCCGGGGCATCCGGTCGCCAAGCTGTCCGGCAGCCTGATCCTGGAACATTCCAAAAAAATTCATTCCGAACTGCTGACCATCCTGTCCCAGACCGACATTTTGACCATCGATCTGGGCGAGTCGGACAAATCGGATCTGTCCTTTATCCAGATACTGTACGCCCTGCTCAAGGACCGGGACAAGAAAATCCGTTTCGCGATCCTGCCAAACCACCTGCGTGACAACGCGGCACGCCTTGGCGCGGGCAACTTCATGGCCGAATTCTCGAAGCGAATGGAGAACAACGCATGA
- a CDS encoding response regulator — MSKTIMTVDDSASVRQMVSLTLKDAGYTVIEARDGRDALAKLSGPVGMIVTDLNMPGMGGIELIRAVRAMPQYRFTPIVMLTTESQASAKEEGKAAGATGWIVKPFKPDQLLAVAKKLLR; from the coding sequence ATGAGCAAAACCATAATGACGGTCGACGATTCGGCCAGCGTCCGCCAGATGGTCAGCCTGACCCTGAAGGACGCCGGCTATACCGTCATCGAGGCCCGCGACGGCAGGGACGCGCTGGCCAAGCTGTCCGGACCGGTGGGCATGATCGTGACCGATCTGAACATGCCCGGCATGGGCGGCATCGAACTGATCCGCGCCGTGCGCGCCATGCCCCAATACAGGTTTACGCCCATCGTCATGCTGACCACCGAATCGCAGGCCTCCGCCAAAGAGGAAGGAAAAGCTGCCGGGGCCACGGGCTGGATCGTCAAACCCTTCAAGCCCGATCAGCTTTTGGCAGTGGCCAAGAAACTGTTGCGATAA
- a CDS encoding chemotaxis protein CheA, translating to MFREEMHRQAFKEEALELLGELEISLLELEADPANDDVINRVFRAMHTIKGSGAMFGFEDIASFTHEVETIFDLARTGRIAVTRELLSLTLLARDHILAMVEGTDSDTRAEEVIKGLKALNPKSVSPETTPTREPLTCALNPDLCTWRIRFAPPKNVFMSGTNPASLLEELCEMGEHHVIMHVKDIPSLPRLNPEKCLVWWDVILTTSKSEDEIRDVFIFVEEDSDLTIQMVGSCQNIDDESYKLIGQILVEKNDITKDALERILLERKPIGQLLSEAGLVSASQVEAALAEQQEVKRLKQSAGAEPQTSSIRVPAQKLDYLVDLVGELVTAQARLTQFASEQSDARLHGISEEIERLSDELRDNTLGIRMLPIGTTFTRFKRLVRDLSQELGKRIALETRGEDTELDKTVIERLNDPLVHLLRNSIDHGIESPEERLAKGKKPEGRIQLSAEHFGGEVLIRIIDDGAGIDPERIRAKAVEKGIIASDALISDKDALMLIFAPGFSTAEKVTSVSGRGVGMDVVKRNIDALRGRVSLESAPGQGTTISVRIPLTLAIIDGLQIQVEDSYFIMPLSAVEECVELIRKDSGRADLINLRGQMVPYVSLRAGFDIPGQAPEIEQVVVCNSQGRRVGIVVDRVIGEHQTVIKSLGKVYQDVRGISGATIKGDGSMALILDIAALVS from the coding sequence ATGTTCAGAGAAGAAATGCACCGCCAGGCGTTCAAGGAAGAAGCCTTGGAGCTGTTGGGCGAATTGGAAATCTCGCTATTGGAGCTGGAGGCGGACCCGGCCAACGACGATGTCATCAACCGGGTCTTCCGCGCCATGCACACCATCAAGGGGTCCGGCGCCATGTTCGGCTTCGAGGACATCGCCTCCTTCACCCACGAGGTGGAGACGATCTTCGATCTGGCCCGCACGGGCCGGATTGCCGTGACCAGAGAACTGCTGAGCCTGACGCTTTTGGCCAGGGACCACATCCTGGCGATGGTCGAAGGAACCGACTCGGACACGCGGGCCGAAGAGGTCATCAAGGGGCTTAAGGCGCTCAACCCAAAATCCGTGTCTCCCGAGACCACGCCCACGCGCGAACCGCTCACGTGCGCCCTGAATCCGGACCTGTGCACCTGGCGCATCCGCTTCGCTCCGCCCAAGAACGTGTTCATGAGCGGGACCAATCCGGCCTCTTTGCTGGAAGAGCTGTGCGAGATGGGCGAGCATCACGTCATCATGCACGTCAAAGACATCCCGAGCCTGCCCCGGCTCAACCCTGAGAAATGCCTGGTGTGGTGGGATGTCATCCTGACCACGTCCAAAAGCGAGGACGAGATTCGCGACGTTTTCATCTTCGTGGAGGAGGACAGCGATCTGACCATCCAGATGGTCGGCAGCTGCCAGAACATCGACGACGAGTCCTACAAGCTCATCGGCCAGATCCTGGTCGAGAAGAACGACATCACCAAGGACGCTCTCGAACGCATCCTGCTCGAACGCAAGCCCATCGGGCAGCTCCTGTCCGAGGCGGGCCTGGTCAGCGCCAGCCAGGTCGAGGCGGCTCTGGCCGAGCAGCAGGAGGTCAAGCGCCTCAAACAATCGGCCGGCGCCGAGCCGCAGACGTCGAGTATCCGCGTTCCGGCCCAGAAGCTCGACTATCTGGTCGATCTGGTCGGGGAGCTGGTCACGGCCCAGGCCCGGCTGACCCAGTTCGCCAGCGAACAAAGCGACGCGCGGCTGCACGGCATCTCAGAAGAAATCGAGCGCCTTTCGGACGAACTGCGCGACAACACCCTGGGCATCCGCATGCTGCCCATCGGCACCACCTTCACCCGCTTCAAGCGGCTGGTGCGCGACCTGTCCCAGGAACTGGGCAAGCGCATCGCGCTTGAAACCCGCGGCGAGGACACGGAACTGGACAAGACCGTCATCGAGCGCCTGAACGACCCCCTGGTCCACCTGCTCCGGAACAGCATCGACCACGGCATTGAAAGCCCCGAGGAGCGCTTGGCCAAAGGCAAGAAGCCCGAGGGACGGATACAGCTTTCGGCCGAGCATTTTGGCGGCGAGGTGCTCATCCGCATCATCGACGACGGCGCGGGCATCGACCCCGAACGCATCCGGGCCAAGGCCGTGGAAAAAGGCATCATCGCATCGGACGCGCTGATTTCCGATAAAGACGCGCTCATGCTCATCTTCGCGCCGGGATTCTCCACAGCTGAAAAGGTCACCAGCGTGTCGGGGCGAGGCGTGGGCATGGACGTGGTCAAGCGCAACATCGACGCCCTGCGCGGCCGCGTTTCGCTGGAGAGCGCGCCCGGACAGGGTACCACCATTTCCGTGCGCATCCCCCTGACCCTGGCCATCATTGACGGATTGCAAATCCAGGTCGAGGACAGCTATTTCATCATGCCCCTGTCCGCGGTGGAGGAATGCGTGGAACTGATCCGCAAGGACAGCGGACGCGCCGATCTCATCAACCTGCGCGGCCAGATGGTGCCCTATGTCAGCCTGCGCGCCGGATTCGACATCCCGGGCCAGGCACCGGAGATCGAGCAGGTCGTGGTCTGCAACTCCCAGGGGCGGCGCGTGGGCATTGTCGTAGACCGGGTCATCGGCGAACACCAGACCGTCATCAAGAGCCTGGGCAAAGTCTACCAGGATGTGCGCGGCATTTCCGGCGCGACCATCAAAGGCGACGGCAGCATGGCGCTCATCCTCGACATAGCCGCCCTTGTGTCCTGA
- a CDS encoding PAS domain S-box protein, with translation MKTRIRELRFAREEIEALSREKHEFEEKFQAVFDHSPYSITFSRRDGTYLEVNKAFLSRRGLSREEALRLSVQDIVLPGEYEARRFVEMLERDGRLGNTEVRVVRPDGSMGYVLFSATLVPFGGQTGILSTAVDITSLKKAEENNKRWQQKFDLTTAAAKLTFYEYDVDHDVLSWSGSMLDVLGYDPEKMKGGLSVWTELLHPEDADRATALFEEALSQRKRYVIEYRLRRKDGTYADVFEYGQMFARTQDAPRRVLGIIQDVSEAKRTERALLQSEEKYRAIFNNAPIGIFRTSYAGRFLEANPTLARMLGYSDRDDLLASVNNLETDIYPDSGARREMLESLLLSPEGIRRDIEFKRKDGSPFYAVINASLQFDDSGRPAYLDGTIEDITTRKAAEDMLRQSEEKFASIFRLSPDAIVLFEMETQRIQDVNDAFVALFGFSREEVLGKTSLELGVYQSPDLRDRLYALMNEHRIIRDFEFAAYRKDGEEILCLLSCQLIDINGKAGVFAVLRDLREMKRMQQLMIQTEKMQSLGGLAAGMAHEINNPLGIIVQGVQNIVRRLDPSLEPNIEAARRYGLDLHSLAMFLEERNIIRYLQGVRDAGERAAAIVANMLSFSRRSERTFSSNDVNAIASKALELAGKDFDLKKHYDFRRLNIILEYDPDLPLVPCVGTEIEQVLLNLVRNAAQAMVRAGTENPTLTLRTRKMRDWAVIEVEDNGPGIPRKDLSRIFEPFFTTKKVGEGTGLGLSVSYFIITNNHHGHLTATSREGRGSKFIVSLPLSPDA, from the coding sequence TTGAAAACGCGAATTCGTGAATTGCGGTTTGCCCGTGAGGAAATCGAGGCTTTGTCCCGCGAAAAACATGAATTCGAGGAGAAGTTTCAAGCCGTTTTCGACCATTCCCCGTATTCCATTACGTTCAGTCGCAGGGACGGCACGTATTTGGAGGTTAACAAGGCTTTTTTGTCGCGGCGGGGGCTCTCCCGTGAAGAGGCCCTGCGCCTTTCCGTACAGGATATAGTCTTGCCGGGTGAGTACGAAGCCCGGCGTTTTGTCGAGATGCTTGAACGGGACGGTCGTCTTGGCAACACCGAAGTCAGGGTTGTCAGGCCTGACGGAAGCATGGGGTACGTATTGTTTTCCGCGACGCTGGTTCCCTTTGGGGGGCAGACGGGAATTTTGTCCACTGCCGTGGATATCACCTCCCTCAAAAAGGCGGAAGAGAACAATAAGCGCTGGCAACAAAAATTCGATCTGACCACGGCGGCGGCCAAACTGACTTTTTATGAATACGATGTGGATCACGACGTGCTTTCCTGGAGCGGGAGCATGCTTGATGTGTTGGGTTATGATCCGGAGAAGATGAAAGGGGGCTTGAGCGTCTGGACGGAGCTGCTTCACCCGGAGGATGCGGACAGGGCGACAGCTCTTTTCGAAGAGGCGTTGTCGCAACGGAAAAGGTATGTCATCGAGTATCGTCTGCGGCGCAAAGACGGAACCTACGCCGATGTTTTTGAATATGGGCAAATGTTCGCCAGGACGCAGGATGCGCCGCGGCGGGTGCTCGGAATCATTCAGGATGTATCCGAGGCAAAGCGTACGGAAAGGGCTTTGCTGCAAAGCGAGGAGAAGTACCGGGCCATTTTCAATAACGCGCCCATAGGGATTTTCCGCACCAGCTACGCCGGGCGCTTTCTGGAGGCCAACCCCACCCTCGCCCGCATGTTGGGATACAGCGATCGGGACGATCTTCTGGCCTCGGTGAATAATCTGGAAACGGACATTTATCCGGATTCCGGGGCCCGTCGGGAAATGCTTGAATCGTTGCTCCTTTCGCCGGAAGGCATCCGTAGGGATATCGAATTCAAGCGCAAGGACGGCTCGCCTTTCTACGCCGTGATCAACGCGTCCCTGCAATTCGACGATTCCGGCCGTCCCGCCTATCTCGACGGCACCATCGAAGACATCACCACCCGCAAGGCCGCCGAGGACATGTTACGGCAGTCCGAGGAAAAGTTCGCGAGCATATTTCGCCTGTCCCCGGATGCCATCGTGCTTTTTGAGATGGAAACGCAGCGCATTCAGGACGTCAACGATGCCTTTGTCGCTCTTTTCGGATTTTCCCGCGAGGAGGTACTGGGCAAGACGTCTCTTGAACTCGGGGTCTATCAGTCTCCTGACTTGAGAGATCGTTTGTATGCGTTGATGAATGAACACCGGATAATCAGGGATTTTGAGTTCGCTGCCTACCGTAAAGACGGCGAAGAGATTCTTTGCCTGCTCTCATGTCAGCTCATTGACATCAATGGAAAGGCAGGTGTTTTTGCCGTGCTTCGCGATCTGCGAGAGATGAAGCGCATGCAGCAGCTCATGATCCAGACGGAGAAGATGCAGTCTCTGGGCGGATTGGCGGCGGGGATGGCGCACGAGATCAATAATCCCCTGGGCATCATTGTGCAGGGCGTGCAGAATATCGTGCGCAGGCTCGACCCGTCCTTGGAGCCCAACATCGAAGCTGCCCGGCGGTACGGGTTGGACTTGCACAGCTTGGCCATGTTTCTCGAAGAACGGAATATTATTCGCTACCTTCAGGGGGTTCGCGACGCGGGCGAGCGCGCCGCAGCGATAGTGGCCAACATGCTGTCCTTTAGCCGGCGCAGCGAACGGACGTTTTCCTCCAATGATGTGAACGCGATCGCGTCCAAGGCCCTTGAGTTGGCGGGCAAGGATTTTGATTTAAAGAAGCATTATGATTTCAGAAGGTTGAATATTATCCTGGAGTATGATCCCGATTTGCCGCTGGTGCCCTGCGTCGGCACGGAAATCGAACAGGTGCTCTTGAACCTTGTGCGCAATGCCGCCCAGGCCATGGTCCGGGCCGGAACGGAGAACCCGACGCTGACCCTGCGCACAAGAAAGATGCGGGACTGGGCGGTGATCGAGGTGGAGGACAACGGGCCGGGCATTCCCAGAAAGGACCTCTCCCGCATATTCGAACCGTTCTTCACCACCAAGAAGGTCGGGGAAGGGACTGGTCTTGGGCTTTCGGTGTCCTACTTCATCATCACCAACAATCATCACGGGCATCTTACCGCGACGTCGCGCGAGGGCCGGGGAAGCAAGTTCATCGTGTCGCTGCCGTTGAGCCCGGACGCGTGA
- a CDS encoding sigma-54 dependent transcriptional regulator — MSMDVIGSPRTVTGARVVIVDDEVDFARGLARLVGGHFSDLDVVAVHSAKEALLALSAKSAQLMITDLRMPEMTGLQLLSQALGLQPDLSMVVLTAYGTIETAVEALRAGAYDFLTKPIEPEQLFRVVEKGLERSRLLEENNRLRQILASKECGGELVGEGAAMRQLKRTIAAVAQSEYTVLVRGESGTGKELVARMVHHLGVRASRPFLAVNCPSIPENLLESELFGHVKGAFTGADRDHKGLFAAADKGTIHLDEIGDISPAVQTKLLRVMQDGEVRPVGSSKSSRVDVRVVASTNQDLEALMQAKTFREDLYYRLNVLTITLPPLRERAEDIPLLAGHFFRAACREMGLAEKEVDPEVMHWMAAHPWPGNVRELQNFVRRLTVFATTERVDMNLLRMVQQGGCLPVPTEVDMNGGGTALGLYKVAKAEAVAVFTQSYVNELLAQTKGNVSEAARVSGLSRVAVQKILSRMGESAARFRD; from the coding sequence ATGAGCATGGATGTCATAGGTTCACCCCGCACTGTCACGGGGGCCCGGGTCGTCATTGTCGACGACGAGGTGGATTTCGCGCGTGGTCTGGCCAGACTTGTCGGCGGACATTTTTCCGATCTGGACGTGGTGGCCGTGCACAGCGCAAAAGAAGCGCTCCTCGCCCTGTCCGCGAAATCGGCGCAGCTCATGATCACGGATTTGCGCATGCCTGAAATGACAGGGTTGCAGCTTCTGTCTCAGGCGCTTGGCCTGCAGCCGGACCTGAGCATGGTCGTGCTCACGGCCTATGGAACCATCGAGACTGCGGTGGAGGCCCTGCGGGCCGGGGCCTATGATTTTCTGACCAAGCCCATCGAGCCGGAACAGCTTTTTCGCGTCGTGGAGAAAGGGCTGGAGCGGAGCAGGCTGCTCGAAGAAAACAATCGCCTGCGTCAGATCCTGGCCAGCAAGGAATGCGGCGGGGAGTTGGTCGGCGAAGGCGCGGCCATGCGGCAACTCAAGCGCACCATCGCGGCCGTGGCCCAGTCGGAGTACACGGTGCTGGTCCGGGGCGAATCGGGCACCGGCAAGGAGTTGGTGGCCCGCATGGTGCATCATCTCGGCGTGCGCGCTTCCCGGCCCTTTCTGGCGGTGAACTGTCCGTCCATTCCCGAAAACCTGCTGGAGAGCGAACTTTTCGGTCACGTCAAGGGCGCCTTCACCGGCGCCGACCGCGACCACAAGGGCCTCTTCGCGGCGGCCGACAAGGGTACCATCCATCTGGACGAAATCGGTGATATTTCCCCGGCGGTGCAGACCAAGCTGCTGCGGGTCATGCAGGATGGGGAGGTCAGGCCGGTGGGCTCGAGCAAGTCTTCGCGGGTGGATGTGCGCGTGGTCGCGTCCACCAACCAGGACCTCGAAGCCCTCATGCAGGCCAAGACCTTTCGCGAAGACCTGTACTATCGTCTGAATGTACTGACCATCACCCTGCCGCCCCTGCGCGAAAGGGCCGAGGACATCCCGCTGCTGGCCGGGCATTTCTTCCGGGCGGCCTGCCGCGAAATGGGGCTGGCCGAAAAAGAGGTCGACCCGGAGGTCATGCACTGGATGGCCGCCCATCCCTGGCCCGGCAACGTGCGCGAGCTGCAGAATTTCGTGCGCCGGCTGACCGTCTTTGCCACCACGGAGCGGGTGGACATGAATCTGCTGCGCATGGTGCAGCAGGGCGGATGCCTGCCCGTGCCCACGGAAGTGGACATGAATGGCGGCGGAACTGCGCTCGGGCTGTACAAGGTTGCCAAGGCCGAGGCCGTGGCGGTGTTCACCCAATCCTACGTAAATGAACTCCTGGCCCAGACCAAGGGCAACGTGTCCGAAGCCGCCCGCGTCTCAGGCCTGTCCCGCGTGGCCGTGCAGAAAATCCTCTCGCGCATGGGCGAAAGCGCGGCGCGATTTCGGGACTGA